The Rhododendron vialii isolate Sample 1 chromosome 6a, ASM3025357v1 genome includes a window with the following:
- the LOC131329669 gene encoding protein FAR1-RELATED SEQUENCE 12-like isoform X6: MGGFSTGSPLNQPVTMDEPMIDTELNELRNDEERVVQLEGNLLELNEYPTDSVHIHEGTEFPECGQKKDDSVTNELDPFIGQRFRSEEEAFICYRQYAYRNGFSVRKDRSFVKNEEVRRRDFCCQREGKPPVKLFDPSKEQRNRKSVKCGCKARMRITLRKSGDMFPQEWHVTEFVKEHNHERLTPTGVRFLPEIRKNTKEDEDGFLLLEGLSEDSVSNEFDPFIGQCFLSEEEAFICYKQYASRNGFSIRKDRTFKKNEELRRRDFCCQCHGKRPLKLLDPSKGQRNRKSIKCGCRARMRITWRKSFDIFPQEWQITEFVKEHTHDLLTPTEVWFPPVNQKIKEEDEARILSLKEEGHSVGQIVRVMQLEKYLNHDYLPFFEKDVCDLVTRIKGKDGVNDATDLLKHCEAAKAENCEFRYAFTIDEERKLEHLFWSPAHSFDWYQKCGDVVVFDTTHKINAYEMPFGIFVGVNNNGKTILFGCALLRNKTTSAFQWLMKTFVSLMKKQPKTILTDQDPRMTEAIAKEFSSTKHSFCIWHITSKFSGWFMGVLRRNYPCWCADFDKLYHLDTPEEFEYQWSRVVTKYNLHSNKHVAGLYEIKHFWVPAYLRDHFFGGMITTGRSESINAFIKRFTSSHTNLEQFVRQNNACLNARDELQNAALCPAETVLYTSTVVKDPSALEHTVQNDSCINGRDELQNAALGPASKKLEEDLQMQGLKLKWHENNIKNFESQICRLEASIRDMQVSLGTYESSSAPLMEAEDYTRMESEEETVDHIIKHEKSAAGILCSLKSSHGSQASHLLLTKDVLGIVAQLGKVDDDNLSRLLAEYLGIETMLAIVCKTCDSVKGLETYEKDGSITKSSGIHGLGISIGRKLDGRFLVICLENLRPYSGEFICDDPQHRLDLLKPRLPNGEPPPGFLGFAVNMINIDNDNLFCVTANGHGLREILFYNLFSGLQVYRTRTDMLHALPCIRSGAISLDGGIIKTTGMFSLGNRENIAVKFPKSCGTSNLRANYFETARRITEMKWDKERRLEDMQRERVLLDHTRYNFDIKKKELLKFIAGSSSYVTQHQIQARRLTPT, encoded by the exons ATGGGGGGTTTTAGCACTGGGAGCCCTCTGAACCAACCAGT GACAATGGATGAACCAATGATTGATACCGAGTTAAACGAGCTTCGTAATGATGAAGAAAGGGTTGTGCAATTAGAAGGAAATTTACTGGAGTTGAATGAGTACCCAACAGATTCAGTGCACATCCATGAAGGTACAGAATTTCCTGAATGTGGGCAAAAGAAAGATGATTCAGTTACAAATGAATTGGATCCTTTTATTGGTCAACGTTTTCGTAGTGAAGAAGAAGCTTTCATTTGCTACAGACAATATGCATATAGGAATGGATTTTCAGTTCGGAAAGATCGATCTTttgtaaaaaatgaagaagtAAGAAGACGTGACTTTTGTTGTCAACGTGAAGGAAAACCTCCTGTGAAACTATTTGATCCATCCAAGGAACAACGAAATAGAAAATCGGTAAAATGTGGATGCAAAGCTCGGATGCGTATCACTTTAAGGAAATCCGGGGATATGTTTCCTCAAGAATGGCATGTCACAGAGTTTGTTAAAGAGCACAACCATGAACGGTTGACTCCCACGGGAGTTCGGTTTCTTccagaaattagaaaaaatactAAGGAGGATGAAGATGGTTTTCTTTTATTAGAAGGCCTTTCGGAAGACTCCGTTAGCAATGAATTCGATCCTTTTATTGGTCAATGTTTTCTTAGTGAAGAAGAAGCTTTTATTTGCTACAAACAATATGCAAGTAGGAATGGATTTTCAATTCGTAAAGATCgcacattcaaaaaaaatgaagaattaaGAAGACGTGACTTTTGTTGTCAATGTCATGGAAAACGTCCTTTGAAACTTCTAGATCCATCCAAGGGACAACGAAACAGAAAATCTATAAAATGTGGATGCAGAGCTCGGATGCGTATCACTTGGAGAAAATCATTCGATATTTTTCCTCAAGAATGGCAGATCACAGAGTTTGTTAAAGAACACACCCATGACCTGTTGACTCCTACAGAAGTTTGGTTTCCTCCcgtaaatcaaaaaattaaagaggAGGATGAAGCTCGTATTCTTTCACTAAAAGAAGAAGGCCATTCGGTTGGACAAATAGTGCGTGTCATgcaacttgaaaaatatttgaatcaTGACTATCTTCCATTCTTCGAGAAAGATGTTTGCGACCTTGTTACTAGAATAAAAGGGAAGGATGGAGTCAATGATGCAACTGATCTTTTAAAACATTGTGAAGCTGCAAAAGCAGAAAATTGTGAGTTTCGATATGCTTTTACAATAGACGAAGAAAGAAAGTTGGAGCATCTTTTTTGGTCTCCAGCCCACTCTTTTGATTGGTACCAAAAATGCGGGGATGTTGTTGTGTTTGATACTACTCACAAGATCAATGCATATGAAATGCCTTTTGGCATTTTTGTGGGAGTCAATAACAATGGGAAGACAATATTGTTTGGATGTGCACTTCTCCGAAACAAGACTACAAGTGCTTTTCAGTGGTTGATGAAG ACATTTGTATCTTTGATGAAGAAACAACCAAAGACCATCCTAACTGATCAAGATCCAAGGATGACTGAAGCAATTGCAAAAGAGTTTTCATCAACAAAACATAGCTTTTGCATATGGCACATTACCAGTAAATTTAGTGGTTGGTTTATGGGTGTTCTTCGAAGAAACTATCCATGCTGGTGTGCTGATTTTGATAAGTTATATCACTTGGATACTCCAGAAGAGTTTGAGTATCAGTGGTCTCGAGTAGTTACGAAATATAATTTGCATAGCAACAAGCATGTTGCTGGTTTGTATGAAATTAAGCATTTTTGGGTGCCTGCTTACTTGCGTGATCATTTCTTTGGAGGGATGATAACGACGGGAAGATCAGAAAGTATAAATGCATTCATAAAGCGGTTCACTAGCTCTCATACGAATCTGGAACAATTTGTCAGACAG AACAATGCCTGTCTCAATGCAAGGGATGAATTGCAAAATGCAGCACTCTGTCCAGCAGAAACAGTGTTGTATACTTCTACGGTTGTTAAG GATCCTTCAGCACTGGAGCATACTGTTCAGAATGATTCCTGTATTAATGGAAGGGATGAATTGCAAAATGCAGCACTCGGTCCTGCATCTAAG AAGCTCGAGGAAGATCTACAAATGCAAGGTCTAAAATTAAAATGGcatgaaaataatatcaaaaatTTTGAGTCTCAGATATGCAGATTGGAGGCCTCCATTCGAGATATGCAAG TTAGTCTTGGGACATATGAATCGTCGAGTGCTCCATTGATGGAAGCTGAGGACTATACTCGCATGGAAAGTGAGGAGGAAACAGTAGACCATATCATAAAGCATGAAAAATCTGCAGCTGGCATTTTGTGCTCGCTGAAAAGTAGTCATGGTAGCCAAGCTTCTCATCTTCTGTTGACCAAGGATGTTCTGGGTATTGTTGCTCAACTTGGGAAAGTGGATGATGACAATCTCAGCAG GCTTCTCGCAGAGTACCTTGGGATAGAAACTATGTTGGCAATTGTCTGCAAGACTTGTGATTCTGTTAAAGGTCTGGAAACATATGAGAAAGATGGTTCTATAACTAAAAGTTCTGGTATTCACGGGCTTGGAATTTCTATAGGGAGGAAGTTGGATGGTCGTTTTCTCGTCATTTGTCTAGAGAATTTAAG ACCATATTCTGGCGAGTTTATATGTGATGACCCCCAACATAGGCTGGATCTTCTGAAGCCAAGATTACCAAATGGGGAACCTCCACCTGGCTTTCTTGGGTTTGCGGTGAATATGATCAACATTGATAATGACAACTTATTTTGTGTCACGGCCAATGGTCATGGCCTACGGGAGATTCTTTTCTATAACCTCTTCTCTGGTCTTCAAGTGTACAGAACAAGAACAGATATGCTACACGCTCTTCCTTGTATAAGAAGTGGAGCCATATCTTTAGACGGTGGGATAATAAAGACTACTGGCATGTTTTCCCTGGGAAACCG GGAAAACATAGCTGTAAAATTCCCGAAAAGCTGTGGAACGTCAAATCTACGTGCCAACTATTTTGAAACTGCAAGGCGGATAACAGAGATGAAATGGGACAAAGAGAGGAGGCTGGAAGACATGCAGAGGGAACGGGTCTTACTGGACCACACAAGGTACAATTTCGacataaagaaaaaagagcTTCTCAAGTTCATCGCAGGAAGCTCGTCATATGTGACTCAG CATCAGATTCAGGCAAGGCGATTGACTCCGACGTGA
- the LOC131329669 gene encoding protein FAR1-RELATED SEQUENCE 12-like isoform X5: MGGFSTGSPLNQPVTMDEPMIDTELNELRNDEERVVQLEGNLLELNEYPTDSVHIHEGTEFPECGQKKDDSVTNELDPFIGQRFRSEEEAFICYRQYAYRNGFSVRKDRSFVKNEEVRRRDFCCQREGKPPVKLFDPSKEQRNRKSVKCGCKARMRITLRKSGDMFPQEWHVTEFVKEHNHERLTPTGVRFLPEIRKNTKEDEDGFLLLEGLSEDSVSNEFDPFIGQCFLSEEEAFICYKQYASRNGFSIRKDRTFKKNEELRRRDFCCQCHGKRPLKLLDPSKGQRNRKSIKCGCRARMRITWRKSFDIFPQEWQITEFVKEHTHDLLTPTEVWFPPVNQKIKEEDEARILSLKEEGHSVGQIVRVMQLEKYLNHDYLPFFEKDVCDLVTRIKGKDGVNDATDLLKHCEAAKAENCEFRYAFTIDEERKLEHLFWSPAHSFDWYQKCGDVVVFDTTHKINAYEMPFGIFVGVNNNGKTILFGCALLRNKTTSAFQWLMKTFVSLMKKQPKTILTDQDPRMTEAIAKEFSSTKHSFCIWHITSKFSGWFMGVLRRNYPCWCADFDKLYHLDTPEEFEYQWSRVVTKYNLHSNKHVAGLYEIKHFWVPAYLRDHFFGGMITTGRSESINAFIKRFTSSHTNLEQFVRQNNACLNARDELQNAALCPAETVLYTSTVVKDPSALEHTVQNDSCINGRDELQNAALGPASKVVKKLEEDLQMQGLKLKWHENNIKNFESQICRLEASIRDMQVSLGTYESSSAPLMEAEDYTRMESEEETVDHIIKHEKSAAGILCSLKSSHGSQASHLLLTKDVLGIVAQLGKVDDDNLSRLLAEYLGIETMLAIVCKTCDSVKGLETYEKDGSITKSSGIHGLGISIGRKLDGRFLVICLENLRPYSGEFICDDPQHRLDLLKPRLPNGEPPPGFLGFAVNMINIDNDNLFCVTANGHGLREILFYNLFSGLQVYRTRTDMLHALPCIRSGAISLDGGIIKTTGMFSLGNRENIAVKFPKSCGTSNLRANYFETARRITEMKWDKERRLEDMQRERVLLDHTRYNFDIKKKELLKFIAGSSSYVTQHQIQARRLTPT, translated from the exons ATGGGGGGTTTTAGCACTGGGAGCCCTCTGAACCAACCAGT GACAATGGATGAACCAATGATTGATACCGAGTTAAACGAGCTTCGTAATGATGAAGAAAGGGTTGTGCAATTAGAAGGAAATTTACTGGAGTTGAATGAGTACCCAACAGATTCAGTGCACATCCATGAAGGTACAGAATTTCCTGAATGTGGGCAAAAGAAAGATGATTCAGTTACAAATGAATTGGATCCTTTTATTGGTCAACGTTTTCGTAGTGAAGAAGAAGCTTTCATTTGCTACAGACAATATGCATATAGGAATGGATTTTCAGTTCGGAAAGATCGATCTTttgtaaaaaatgaagaagtAAGAAGACGTGACTTTTGTTGTCAACGTGAAGGAAAACCTCCTGTGAAACTATTTGATCCATCCAAGGAACAACGAAATAGAAAATCGGTAAAATGTGGATGCAAAGCTCGGATGCGTATCACTTTAAGGAAATCCGGGGATATGTTTCCTCAAGAATGGCATGTCACAGAGTTTGTTAAAGAGCACAACCATGAACGGTTGACTCCCACGGGAGTTCGGTTTCTTccagaaattagaaaaaatactAAGGAGGATGAAGATGGTTTTCTTTTATTAGAAGGCCTTTCGGAAGACTCCGTTAGCAATGAATTCGATCCTTTTATTGGTCAATGTTTTCTTAGTGAAGAAGAAGCTTTTATTTGCTACAAACAATATGCAAGTAGGAATGGATTTTCAATTCGTAAAGATCgcacattcaaaaaaaatgaagaattaaGAAGACGTGACTTTTGTTGTCAATGTCATGGAAAACGTCCTTTGAAACTTCTAGATCCATCCAAGGGACAACGAAACAGAAAATCTATAAAATGTGGATGCAGAGCTCGGATGCGTATCACTTGGAGAAAATCATTCGATATTTTTCCTCAAGAATGGCAGATCACAGAGTTTGTTAAAGAACACACCCATGACCTGTTGACTCCTACAGAAGTTTGGTTTCCTCCcgtaaatcaaaaaattaaagaggAGGATGAAGCTCGTATTCTTTCACTAAAAGAAGAAGGCCATTCGGTTGGACAAATAGTGCGTGTCATgcaacttgaaaaatatttgaatcaTGACTATCTTCCATTCTTCGAGAAAGATGTTTGCGACCTTGTTACTAGAATAAAAGGGAAGGATGGAGTCAATGATGCAACTGATCTTTTAAAACATTGTGAAGCTGCAAAAGCAGAAAATTGTGAGTTTCGATATGCTTTTACAATAGACGAAGAAAGAAAGTTGGAGCATCTTTTTTGGTCTCCAGCCCACTCTTTTGATTGGTACCAAAAATGCGGGGATGTTGTTGTGTTTGATACTACTCACAAGATCAATGCATATGAAATGCCTTTTGGCATTTTTGTGGGAGTCAATAACAATGGGAAGACAATATTGTTTGGATGTGCACTTCTCCGAAACAAGACTACAAGTGCTTTTCAGTGGTTGATGAAG ACATTTGTATCTTTGATGAAGAAACAACCAAAGACCATCCTAACTGATCAAGATCCAAGGATGACTGAAGCAATTGCAAAAGAGTTTTCATCAACAAAACATAGCTTTTGCATATGGCACATTACCAGTAAATTTAGTGGTTGGTTTATGGGTGTTCTTCGAAGAAACTATCCATGCTGGTGTGCTGATTTTGATAAGTTATATCACTTGGATACTCCAGAAGAGTTTGAGTATCAGTGGTCTCGAGTAGTTACGAAATATAATTTGCATAGCAACAAGCATGTTGCTGGTTTGTATGAAATTAAGCATTTTTGGGTGCCTGCTTACTTGCGTGATCATTTCTTTGGAGGGATGATAACGACGGGAAGATCAGAAAGTATAAATGCATTCATAAAGCGGTTCACTAGCTCTCATACGAATCTGGAACAATTTGTCAGACAG AACAATGCCTGTCTCAATGCAAGGGATGAATTGCAAAATGCAGCACTCTGTCCAGCAGAAACAGTGTTGTATACTTCTACGGTTGTTAAG GATCCTTCAGCACTGGAGCATACTGTTCAGAATGATTCCTGTATTAATGGAAGGGATGAATTGCAAAATGCAGCACTCGGTCCTGCATCTAAGGTTGTCAAG AAGCTCGAGGAAGATCTACAAATGCAAGGTCTAAAATTAAAATGGcatgaaaataatatcaaaaatTTTGAGTCTCAGATATGCAGATTGGAGGCCTCCATTCGAGATATGCAAG TTAGTCTTGGGACATATGAATCGTCGAGTGCTCCATTGATGGAAGCTGAGGACTATACTCGCATGGAAAGTGAGGAGGAAACAGTAGACCATATCATAAAGCATGAAAAATCTGCAGCTGGCATTTTGTGCTCGCTGAAAAGTAGTCATGGTAGCCAAGCTTCTCATCTTCTGTTGACCAAGGATGTTCTGGGTATTGTTGCTCAACTTGGGAAAGTGGATGATGACAATCTCAGCAG GCTTCTCGCAGAGTACCTTGGGATAGAAACTATGTTGGCAATTGTCTGCAAGACTTGTGATTCTGTTAAAGGTCTGGAAACATATGAGAAAGATGGTTCTATAACTAAAAGTTCTGGTATTCACGGGCTTGGAATTTCTATAGGGAGGAAGTTGGATGGTCGTTTTCTCGTCATTTGTCTAGAGAATTTAAG ACCATATTCTGGCGAGTTTATATGTGATGACCCCCAACATAGGCTGGATCTTCTGAAGCCAAGATTACCAAATGGGGAACCTCCACCTGGCTTTCTTGGGTTTGCGGTGAATATGATCAACATTGATAATGACAACTTATTTTGTGTCACGGCCAATGGTCATGGCCTACGGGAGATTCTTTTCTATAACCTCTTCTCTGGTCTTCAAGTGTACAGAACAAGAACAGATATGCTACACGCTCTTCCTTGTATAAGAAGTGGAGCCATATCTTTAGACGGTGGGATAATAAAGACTACTGGCATGTTTTCCCTGGGAAACCG GGAAAACATAGCTGTAAAATTCCCGAAAAGCTGTGGAACGTCAAATCTACGTGCCAACTATTTTGAAACTGCAAGGCGGATAACAGAGATGAAATGGGACAAAGAGAGGAGGCTGGAAGACATGCAGAGGGAACGGGTCTTACTGGACCACACAAGGTACAATTTCGacataaagaaaaaagagcTTCTCAAGTTCATCGCAGGAAGCTCGTCATATGTGACTCAG CATCAGATTCAGGCAAGGCGATTGACTCCGACGTGA
- the LOC131329669 gene encoding protein FAR1-RELATED SEQUENCE 6-like isoform X9: MGGFSTGSPLNQPVTMDEPMIDTELNELRNDEERVVQLEGNLLELNEYPTDSVHIHEGTEFPECGQKKDDSVTNELDPFIGQRFRSEEEAFICYRQYAYRNGFSVRKDRSFVKNEEVRRRDFCCQREGKPPVKLFDPSKEQRNRKSVKCGCKARMRITLRKSGDMFPQEWHVTEFVKEHNHERLTPTGVRFLPEIRKNTKEDEDGFLLLEGLSEDSVSNEFDPFIGQCFLSEEEAFICYKQYASRNGFSIRKDRTFKKNEELRRRDFCCQCHGKRPLKLLDPSKGQRNRKSIKCGCRARMRITWRKSFDIFPQEWQITEFVKEHTHDLLTPTEVWFPPVNQKIKEEDEARILSLKEEGHSVGQIVRVMQLEKYLNHDYLPFFEKDVCDLVTRIKGKDGVNDATDLLKHCEAAKAENCEFRYAFTIDEERKLEHLFWSPAHSFDWYQKCGDVVVFDTTHKINAYEMPFGIFVGVNNNGKTILFGCALLRNKTTSAFQWLMKTFVSLMKKQPKTILTDQDPRMTEAIAKEFSSTKHSFCIWHITSKFSGWFMGVLRRNYPCWCADFDKLYHLDTPEEFEYQWSRVVTKYNLHSNKHVAGLYEIKHFWVPAYLRDHFFGGMITTGRSESINAFIKRFTSSHTNLEQFVRQDPSALEHTVQNDSCINGRDELQNAALGPASKKLEEDLQMQGLKLKWHENNIKNFESQICRLEASIRDMQVSLGTYESSSAPLMEAEDYTRMESEEETVDHIIKHEKSAAGILCSLKSSHGSQASHLLLTKDVLGIVAQLGKVDDDNLSRLLAEYLGIETMLAIVCKTCDSVKGLETYEKDGSITKSSGIHGLGISIGRKLDGRFLVICLENLRPYSGEFICDDPQHRLDLLKPRLPNGEPPPGFLGFAVNMINIDNDNLFCVTANGHGLREILFYNLFSGLQVYRTRTDMLHALPCIRSGAISLDGGIIKTTGMFSLGNRENIAVKFPKSCGTSNLRANYFETARRITEMKWDKERRLEDMQRERVLLDHTRYNFDIKKKELLKFIAGSSSYVTQHQIQARRLTPT, from the exons ATGGGGGGTTTTAGCACTGGGAGCCCTCTGAACCAACCAGT GACAATGGATGAACCAATGATTGATACCGAGTTAAACGAGCTTCGTAATGATGAAGAAAGGGTTGTGCAATTAGAAGGAAATTTACTGGAGTTGAATGAGTACCCAACAGATTCAGTGCACATCCATGAAGGTACAGAATTTCCTGAATGTGGGCAAAAGAAAGATGATTCAGTTACAAATGAATTGGATCCTTTTATTGGTCAACGTTTTCGTAGTGAAGAAGAAGCTTTCATTTGCTACAGACAATATGCATATAGGAATGGATTTTCAGTTCGGAAAGATCGATCTTttgtaaaaaatgaagaagtAAGAAGACGTGACTTTTGTTGTCAACGTGAAGGAAAACCTCCTGTGAAACTATTTGATCCATCCAAGGAACAACGAAATAGAAAATCGGTAAAATGTGGATGCAAAGCTCGGATGCGTATCACTTTAAGGAAATCCGGGGATATGTTTCCTCAAGAATGGCATGTCACAGAGTTTGTTAAAGAGCACAACCATGAACGGTTGACTCCCACGGGAGTTCGGTTTCTTccagaaattagaaaaaatactAAGGAGGATGAAGATGGTTTTCTTTTATTAGAAGGCCTTTCGGAAGACTCCGTTAGCAATGAATTCGATCCTTTTATTGGTCAATGTTTTCTTAGTGAAGAAGAAGCTTTTATTTGCTACAAACAATATGCAAGTAGGAATGGATTTTCAATTCGTAAAGATCgcacattcaaaaaaaatgaagaattaaGAAGACGTGACTTTTGTTGTCAATGTCATGGAAAACGTCCTTTGAAACTTCTAGATCCATCCAAGGGACAACGAAACAGAAAATCTATAAAATGTGGATGCAGAGCTCGGATGCGTATCACTTGGAGAAAATCATTCGATATTTTTCCTCAAGAATGGCAGATCACAGAGTTTGTTAAAGAACACACCCATGACCTGTTGACTCCTACAGAAGTTTGGTTTCCTCCcgtaaatcaaaaaattaaagaggAGGATGAAGCTCGTATTCTTTCACTAAAAGAAGAAGGCCATTCGGTTGGACAAATAGTGCGTGTCATgcaacttgaaaaatatttgaatcaTGACTATCTTCCATTCTTCGAGAAAGATGTTTGCGACCTTGTTACTAGAATAAAAGGGAAGGATGGAGTCAATGATGCAACTGATCTTTTAAAACATTGTGAAGCTGCAAAAGCAGAAAATTGTGAGTTTCGATATGCTTTTACAATAGACGAAGAAAGAAAGTTGGAGCATCTTTTTTGGTCTCCAGCCCACTCTTTTGATTGGTACCAAAAATGCGGGGATGTTGTTGTGTTTGATACTACTCACAAGATCAATGCATATGAAATGCCTTTTGGCATTTTTGTGGGAGTCAATAACAATGGGAAGACAATATTGTTTGGATGTGCACTTCTCCGAAACAAGACTACAAGTGCTTTTCAGTGGTTGATGAAG ACATTTGTATCTTTGATGAAGAAACAACCAAAGACCATCCTAACTGATCAAGATCCAAGGATGACTGAAGCAATTGCAAAAGAGTTTTCATCAACAAAACATAGCTTTTGCATATGGCACATTACCAGTAAATTTAGTGGTTGGTTTATGGGTGTTCTTCGAAGAAACTATCCATGCTGGTGTGCTGATTTTGATAAGTTATATCACTTGGATACTCCAGAAGAGTTTGAGTATCAGTGGTCTCGAGTAGTTACGAAATATAATTTGCATAGCAACAAGCATGTTGCTGGTTTGTATGAAATTAAGCATTTTTGGGTGCCTGCTTACTTGCGTGATCATTTCTTTGGAGGGATGATAACGACGGGAAGATCAGAAAGTATAAATGCATTCATAAAGCGGTTCACTAGCTCTCATACGAATCTGGAACAATTTGTCAGACAG GATCCTTCAGCACTGGAGCATACTGTTCAGAATGATTCCTGTATTAATGGAAGGGATGAATTGCAAAATGCAGCACTCGGTCCTGCATCTAAG AAGCTCGAGGAAGATCTACAAATGCAAGGTCTAAAATTAAAATGGcatgaaaataatatcaaaaatTTTGAGTCTCAGATATGCAGATTGGAGGCCTCCATTCGAGATATGCAAG TTAGTCTTGGGACATATGAATCGTCGAGTGCTCCATTGATGGAAGCTGAGGACTATACTCGCATGGAAAGTGAGGAGGAAACAGTAGACCATATCATAAAGCATGAAAAATCTGCAGCTGGCATTTTGTGCTCGCTGAAAAGTAGTCATGGTAGCCAAGCTTCTCATCTTCTGTTGACCAAGGATGTTCTGGGTATTGTTGCTCAACTTGGGAAAGTGGATGATGACAATCTCAGCAG GCTTCTCGCAGAGTACCTTGGGATAGAAACTATGTTGGCAATTGTCTGCAAGACTTGTGATTCTGTTAAAGGTCTGGAAACATATGAGAAAGATGGTTCTATAACTAAAAGTTCTGGTATTCACGGGCTTGGAATTTCTATAGGGAGGAAGTTGGATGGTCGTTTTCTCGTCATTTGTCTAGAGAATTTAAG ACCATATTCTGGCGAGTTTATATGTGATGACCCCCAACATAGGCTGGATCTTCTGAAGCCAAGATTACCAAATGGGGAACCTCCACCTGGCTTTCTTGGGTTTGCGGTGAATATGATCAACATTGATAATGACAACTTATTTTGTGTCACGGCCAATGGTCATGGCCTACGGGAGATTCTTTTCTATAACCTCTTCTCTGGTCTTCAAGTGTACAGAACAAGAACAGATATGCTACACGCTCTTCCTTGTATAAGAAGTGGAGCCATATCTTTAGACGGTGGGATAATAAAGACTACTGGCATGTTTTCCCTGGGAAACCG GGAAAACATAGCTGTAAAATTCCCGAAAAGCTGTGGAACGTCAAATCTACGTGCCAACTATTTTGAAACTGCAAGGCGGATAACAGAGATGAAATGGGACAAAGAGAGGAGGCTGGAAGACATGCAGAGGGAACGGGTCTTACTGGACCACACAAGGTACAATTTCGacataaagaaaaaagagcTTCTCAAGTTCATCGCAGGAAGCTCGTCATATGTGACTCAG CATCAGATTCAGGCAAGGCGATTGACTCCGACGTGA